A genome region from Nodosilinea sp. FACHB-141 includes the following:
- a CDS encoding pseudouridine synthase, which produces MGYQYILFYKPYNVLSQFSSGSTPPASDSAPRLTLKDFIPIADVYPVGRLDRDSEGLMLLTDHGRVQHRLSEPRFGHPRTYWVQIEQVPAPNALAQLRQGVTIKGYRTQPCQVELLTTEPLLPERDPPIRFRQSIPTAWLAMTLQEGKNRQVRRMTAAVGHPTLRLVRQAIAHLHLGNLQPGQWRHATPAEQRGLLQI; this is translated from the coding sequence ATGGGGTATCAGTACATTCTGTTTTACAAGCCCTACAACGTACTCAGTCAGTTCAGCTCGGGGAGCACCCCGCCCGCCTCTGACTCGGCCCCCCGCCTCACGCTGAAAGACTTCATTCCCATTGCCGACGTTTACCCCGTCGGCCGGCTCGATCGCGATAGCGAAGGCCTGATGCTGCTGACTGACCACGGCCGAGTCCAGCATCGGCTGAGCGAGCCCCGCTTTGGCCACCCCCGCACCTATTGGGTACAGATCGAGCAGGTGCCTGCTCCAAACGCCCTCGCCCAGCTACGGCAGGGGGTCACCATTAAGGGCTACCGCACCCAGCCCTGCCAGGTCGAATTGCTCACGACCGAACCCCTCCTGCCGGAACGAGATCCGCCCATTCGCTTTCGTCAAAGCATCCCCACCGCCTGGCTAGCCATGACCCTACAGGAGGGCAAAAACCGTCAGGTGCGCCGCATGACCGCCGCTGTGGGTCACCCCACCCTGCGGCTGGTGCGCCAGGCGATCGCCCATCTCCACCTGGGCAATCTACAGCCTGGCCAGTGGCGGCATGCTACCCCTGCTGAGCAGCGAGGGCTGCTGCAAATCTAG